The following coding sequences lie in one Nitratireductor mangrovi genomic window:
- the trkA gene encoding Trk system potassium transporter TrkA codes for MRVIICGAGQVGYGIAERLAAERNDVSVIDTSPELVRTIRDQLDVRGFVGHGAHPDVLEMAGAQQADMFIAVTLYDEVNMTACQVAHSIFNIPTKIARIRAQSYLLPHYQNLFSREHLPIDVIISPEIEVGEMVLRRIALPGATDVVRFADDKVAMVAIECQEECPVINTPLSQLSELFPDLPSTVVGVSRNGRLFIPHSADQLVAGDLAYVVTTKDQVRRTLGLFGHEEVEAMRIVVAGGGNIGLYVAKALEARQSRAKVKIIEDTRERAVAIADKLRRTVVLNGSALDQKVLLEADIQDADLMVALTNNDQVNILSSVMAKRLGCKSNLALINNPTYQDFTRTLGIDAHVNPRTVTISRVLQHVRRGRIRAVHSVQRGAAEIIEAEALETSPLVGSPLRDLDLPDGMRLGIVYRDGAAIKPDGAFVIRPGDRIVIFALANAVRQVEQMFRVSLEYF; via the coding sequence ATGCGGGTAATCATCTGCGGCGCAGGCCAGGTCGGCTATGGCATCGCCGAGCGGCTCGCGGCCGAGCGCAACGACGTTTCGGTGATCGACACCTCGCCGGAACTGGTGCGCACCATCCGCGACCAACTCGACGTGCGCGGCTTTGTCGGCCATGGCGCCCATCCCGACGTGCTGGAAATGGCCGGCGCCCAGCAGGCCGACATGTTCATCGCGGTGACCCTTTATGACGAGGTCAACATGACCGCGTGCCAGGTTGCCCATTCGATCTTCAACATCCCGACCAAGATCGCCCGCATCCGCGCCCAGTCCTACCTCCTGCCGCACTACCAGAACCTGTTCTCGCGCGAGCACCTGCCGATCGATGTCATCATCTCGCCCGAAATCGAGGTCGGGGAAATGGTGCTGCGCCGGATCGCGTTGCCTGGCGCTACCGATGTCGTGCGTTTCGCGGACGACAAGGTCGCGATGGTGGCGATCGAGTGCCAGGAGGAATGCCCGGTCATCAACACGCCGCTGTCGCAGCTCTCCGAGCTTTTCCCGGACCTTCCCTCGACCGTGGTCGGCGTATCGCGCAATGGCCGCCTGTTCATTCCGCATTCCGCCGATCAGCTCGTTGCGGGCGACCTTGCCTATGTGGTGACGACCAAGGACCAGGTGCGCCGCACGCTCGGTCTGTTCGGCCATGAGGAGGTCGAGGCGATGCGCATCGTCGTGGCCGGCGGCGGCAATATCGGGCTTTATGTCGCCAAGGCGCTCGAGGCGCGGCAGTCGCGCGCCAAGGTCAAGATTATCGAGGACACCCGCGAGCGCGCGGTCGCCATTGCCGACAAGCTGCGTCGCACCGTCGTGCTCAACGGCAGCGCGCTCGACCAGAAGGTGCTTCTGGAGGCCGACATCCAGGACGCCGACCTGATGGTGGCGCTGACCAACAACGACCAGGTCAACATCCTGTCGAGCGTCATGGCCAAGCGGCTCGGCTGCAAGTCGAACTTGGCGCTGATCAACAACCCGACCTATCAGGACTTCACCCGCACGCTTGGCATCGACGCTCATGTCAATCCGCGCACGGTGACGATCTCGCGTGTCCTCCAGCATGTGCGCCGCGGCCGCATCCGGGCCGTGCACAGCGTGCAGCGCGGTGCGGCCGAGATCATCGAGGCCGAGGCGCTGGAAACCTCACCGCTGGTGGGCTCGCCGCTGCGTGACCTCGACTTGCCGGACGGGATGCGGCTCGGCATCGTCTATCGTGATGGCGCTGCCATCAAGCCGGACGGGGCCTTCGTCATCCGCCCCGGCGACCGCATCGTGATCTTCGCGCTCGCCAATGCCGTGCGGCAGGTTGAGCAGATGTTCCGCGTCAGTCTCGAATATTTCTGA
- a CDS encoding D-amino-acid transaminase translates to MPRISYVNGRYQRHAEAMVHMEDRGYQFADGVYEVCEVARGHIMDMTRHLDRLDRSLGELQIDWPVERNVLRLIMREVVRRNRVRDGLVYLQVTRGVAPRDHVFPSTAIRPALVVTAKRSDPAAARRKAETGISVITVPENRWDRVDIKTVGLLPNVLARQQAKDAGAQEAWFVDGDGMVKEGAATNAWIVTKDGRLVTRPADFGILRGITRATVFDVAKKLGYEIEERPFSVEEAKKARESFITAATTVVMPVVMIDGDTVANGHPGSITLSLRAAFFDVAEKCQA, encoded by the coding sequence ATGCCGCGCATTTCCTATGTCAACGGCCGCTACCAGCGCCATGCCGAGGCGATGGTGCATATGGAGGATCGCGGCTACCAGTTCGCCGACGGCGTCTACGAGGTCTGCGAGGTCGCGCGCGGCCACATCATGGACATGACGCGCCATCTCGATCGCCTCGATCGTTCGCTGGGCGAGCTGCAGATCGACTGGCCGGTCGAACGCAATGTGCTCCGATTGATCATGCGTGAGGTCGTCAGGCGTAATCGTGTCCGCGACGGTCTGGTCTATCTGCAGGTCACGCGTGGTGTCGCCCCCCGCGACCATGTCTTCCCGTCGACCGCCATCAGGCCGGCCCTTGTCGTGACGGCGAAACGTTCCGACCCGGCAGCTGCGCGCCGCAAGGCCGAGACCGGGATCTCCGTCATCACCGTGCCGGAGAATCGTTGGGACCGGGTCGACATCAAGACCGTCGGGCTTTTGCCGAACGTGCTGGCACGTCAGCAGGCCAAGGATGCCGGCGCCCAGGAAGCATGGTTCGTCGACGGTGACGGAATGGTCAAGGAAGGGGCCGCGACCAATGCCTGGATCGTCACCAAGGACGGGCGCCTCGTGACCCGACCGGCCGATTTCGGCATCCTGCGCGGCATCACGAGGGCGACCGTTTTCGATGTGGCGAAAAAGCTCGGCTACGAGATCGAGGAACGTCCCTTCAGTGTCGAAGAAGCCAAGAAAGCCCGCGAATCCTTCATTACGGCGGCGACGACGGTCGTGATGCCGGTCGTCATGATAGACGGCGACACAGTGGCCAACGGCCACCCGGGCAGCATTACCCTTTCCCTGAGGGCGGCATTTTTTGACGTTGCGGAAAAATGCCAAGCCTGA
- the hfq gene encoding RNA chaperone Hfq: MAERSQNLQDLFLNTVRKSKNPLTIFLINGVKLTGVVTSFDNFCVLLRRDGHSQLVYKHAISTIMPSQPVQMFDGDDNGRDG, from the coding sequence ATGGCGGAACGTTCGCAGAATCTTCAGGACCTGTTCCTGAACACAGTTCGCAAGAGCAAGAATCCTCTCACAATCTTTCTGATCAACGGCGTGAAGCTGACAGGTGTCGTCACATCGTTCGACAATTTCTGTGTGCTGTTGCGACGAGACGGCCACTCTCAGCTTGTCTACAAGCATGCCATTTCCACCATCATGCCGAGCCAGCCGGTGCAGATGTTCGATGGTGACGACAATGGCCGGGATGGCTGA
- the hflX gene encoding GTPase HflX, which yields MNPAGRRDGATKTAADGAPADATRAAVVVPVLPNRARETGSEDRTRPRLERTPDARFAEAVGLAQAIDLAPVYTEIVTVNDPRPATLLGAGKVEELAGKIAETGATLAIIDHPLTPVQQRNLERALNAKVLDRTGLILEIFGRRARTKEGALQVELAHLNYQRGRLVRSWTHLERQRGGAGFLGGPGETQIEADRRLLQDKITKLKRELETVRRTRELHRSKRKKVPFPVVAIVGYTNAGKSTLFNRLTGAGVLAEDMLFATLDPTLRRVRLPRGTIVILSDTVGFISDLPTHLVAAFRATLEEVIEADLVIHLRDISDPDAAAQAEDVERILADLGVETTDDRRVLEVWNKIDQLDVQTRERMLAAHGGPEDHHPVAISAASGEGMPLLLEVIENRVSGALTDLRVTLSADEMRLIDWLYRNAEVLDREDREDGGAALEVRMTETARDEFARRRATG from the coding sequence ATAAATCCGGCCGGGCGGCGGGATGGGGCGACGAAAACGGCGGCTGACGGCGCGCCGGCTGATGCTACGCGCGCGGCCGTGGTCGTGCCGGTACTCCCCAACCGCGCCCGCGAAACCGGCTCGGAAGACAGGACCCGCCCGCGCCTCGAGCGGACACCCGACGCCCGCTTTGCAGAGGCGGTCGGGCTCGCCCAGGCCATCGACCTTGCGCCCGTCTACACCGAGATCGTCACCGTCAACGATCCGCGACCGGCGACGTTGCTCGGTGCCGGCAAGGTCGAGGAACTGGCTGGCAAAATTGCCGAGACCGGCGCCACGCTTGCCATCATCGACCATCCGCTGACCCCGGTGCAACAGCGCAATCTCGAGCGCGCGCTCAACGCCAAGGTGCTCGACCGCACCGGGCTGATCCTCGAGATCTTCGGCCGCCGCGCCCGCACCAAGGAAGGCGCGCTGCAGGTTGAACTTGCCCATCTGAACTACCAGCGCGGCCGGTTGGTTCGGAGCTGGACCCACCTTGAACGCCAGCGCGGCGGCGCCGGTTTCCTCGGCGGGCCGGGCGAGACGCAGATCGAGGCCGACCGCCGGCTGTTGCAGGACAAGATCACCAAGCTCAAGCGTGAGCTGGAGACGGTGAGGCGAACGCGCGAACTGCACCGCTCGAAGCGCAAGAAGGTGCCGTTTCCGGTGGTCGCCATCGTCGGCTACACCAACGCCGGTAAATCGACGCTGTTCAACAGGCTGACGGGTGCCGGCGTGCTCGCCGAAGACATGCTGTTCGCGACCCTCGACCCGACCTTGCGGCGGGTTCGGCTGCCGCGCGGCACGATCGTGATCCTGTCCGACACGGTGGGTTTCATCTCCGACCTGCCGACACATCTCGTGGCCGCGTTCCGGGCGACGCTGGAGGAGGTGATCGAGGCCGATCTCGTGATCCATCTGCGCGATATCTCCGATCCCGACGCGGCGGCCCAGGCGGAGGATGTGGAGCGAATCCTTGCCGACCTCGGCGTGGAAACCACCGATGATCGCCGCGTGCTGGAGGTCTGGAACAAGATCGACCAGCTTGACGTCCAGACGCGCGAGCGCATGCTCGCGGCGCACGGCGGGCCCGAGGATCATCACCCGGTCGCCATCTCCGCCGCTTCGGGGGAGGGGATGCCGCTTCTGCTCGAGGTCATCGAAAACCGCGTTTCCGGCGCGCTCACCGATCTGCGCGTCACCCTGTCGGCTGACGAAATGCGGCTGATCGACTGGCTCTACCGCAATGCCGAGGTGCTCGACCGCGAGGACCGCGAGGATGGCGGCGCGGCCCTCGAAGTACGCATGACGGAAACCGCGCGTGACGAATTCGCGCGCCGCCGGGCGACGGGATAG